The Zingiber officinale cultivar Zhangliang chromosome 9A, Zo_v1.1, whole genome shotgun sequence genome window below encodes:
- the LOC122019160 gene encoding agamous-like MADS-box protein AGL29: protein MGRQKIEIKRIESEEARQVCFSKRRAGLFKKANELSVLCGAHLAVIVFSPAGKPFSFGHPSVDSVLDRFLPSSAHPTPPPPRPPPLSFHDPRVMTVAAASLVPELDRQYVELAERLEEERRRKEALEAALLAQRGDFARLMQSSLEELGVAELERLQAALDRLRWDAGRRVDQLLTEAQIRRLMLASDVGSVGGGAYLGGGFIAAAAPTLQGGNNIDMQAIPTPGQAPTGFGYGYGS, encoded by the coding sequence ATGGGCCGACAAAAGATCGAGATTAAGCGGATCGAGAGCGAGGAGGCACGTCAAGTGTGCTTCTCCAAGCGCCGCGCCGGACTCTTCAAGAAGGCCAACGAGCTCTCCGTCCTCTGCGGGGCTCACCTCGCCGTCATCGTCTTCTCCCCCGCCGGCAAACCCTTCTCCTTTGGCCACCCCTCGGTCGACTCTGTTCTTGACCGCTTCCTACCCTCGTCGGCCCACcctactcctcctcctcctcgtcctcCTCCTCTCTCCTTCCACGACCCCCGTGTGATGACCGTCGCTGCCGCCTCGCTGGTCCCCGAGCTCGACCGGCAGTACGTGGAGCTGGCTGAGCGACTGGAGGAAGAGCGGCGGAGGAAAGAGGCGCTGGAGGCCGCGCTTCTAGCGCAAAGGGGTGACTTTGCCAGGCTCATGCAGTCCAGCTTGGAGGAGTTAGGCGTGGCGGAGTTGGAGAGACTGCAAGCCGCGCTAGATAGGCTGCGTTGGGACGCAGGGAGGAGGGTGGACCAGCTGCTGACTGAGGCGCAGATAAGGAGACTAATGTTGGCTAGCGATGTTGGCAGTGTCGGCGGTGGAGCATATCTTGGAGGAGGATTCATTGCTGCAGCGGCGCCGACACTGCAGGGTGGCAATAATATTGATATGCAGGCGATTCCTACACCGGGTCAGGCTCCGACTGGTTTTGGTTATGGCTATGGATCTTAA